The stretch of DNA ccgttcatttaagctcacaatctgcctctgaaagaagcatacatttttgtttatgtccttttttagctcacctggcccaaagggccaagtgagcttttctcatcacttggcgtccggcgtcgtccggcgtccggcgtccgtcgtccgtcgtcgttaacttttacaaaaatcttctcctctgaaactgctgggccaaatttaaccaaacatggccaaaatcattattagggtatctagtttaaaaattgtgtccgatgacccgcccaaccaaccaagatggctgccatggctaaaaatagaacataggggtaaaatgcagtttttggcttacaactcaaaaactaaagcatttagagcaaatctgacaaagggtaaaattgtttatcaggtcaagatctatctgccctgaaattttgagatgaatcggacaacctgttgataggttgctgcccctgaattggtaattttaaggaaattttgctgtttttggttattatcttgaatattattatagatagagataaactgtaaacagcaaaaatgttcagcaaagtaagatctacaaataagtcaacatgaccaaaatggtctgttgacccctttaggagttattgccctttatagtcaatttttaaccatttttcgtaaatcttagttatcttttacaaaaatcttctcctctgaaactactggaccaaattaatccaaacttggccacaatcttcattcaggtatttagtttaaaaattgtgtccggtgacccgcccaaccaaccaagatggccgccatggctaaaaatagaacatagggttaaaatgcagtttttggcttatcactcaaaaaccaaagcatttagagcaaatctgacggtggtaaaattgtttatcaggtcaagatctatctgccctgaaattttgagatgaatcggacaacccgttgataggttgctgcccctgaattggtaattttaaggaaattttgctgtttttggttattatcttgaatattattatagatagagataaactgtaaacagcaaaaatgttcagcaaagtaagatctacaaataagtcaacatgaccaaaatggtctgttgacccctttaggagttattgccctttatagtttaaaaattatgtccggtgacctggccaaccaaccaaaatggccgccatgactaaaaatagaacttaggggtaaaatgcagtttttggcttatcactcaaaaaccaaagcatttagagcaaatctgacatgtggtaaaattgtttatcaggtcaagatctatctgcaacaacaaaagagagtttttaacgacctcagctggctatacaacccttgcacaatcaactgaattttgcagaaatcattaataggatagattgcccttatatgataattttttattacctttttggtttttttggcaaagggggagcgggggggttgcgcaacaacaaaacaacttcacaactttctcattactttgcatttcttgttagataaattttacaaaattctcccctgaaacaactgtcaaatttaaacaaacttggtttaaatcaccactaggatatccagggaccactgtgtatgatgaccctgcctgcccacatggctgaaataaaacataggtttcaaaCGCACTTTTTAGTATTGTAAGCCACCCGAGAGCATCCTGTCCTATACTCGGTAGTTTACTTTAATAACACTTAAATACAGTGTGTGACTCATGTAGCAACTCTACATTTGTATTAAACTTCCCAAATTACTTGTCAGGTATGGTCTTCggaatgtttaatatgtatgtattgaGCAATCCCTTGTATTCGAGTGTTACTGAGCTAATTTTGTTCCTAACGGCTTTccatagtttttatgtttgaacGAGCGTCCTCCAACATCTATTGTTTTCATCAGTGTAAATTCATGTGCTTTTTGTATGTGCccaagttcaataaaataaagttatctttccaatgttaacagtttttatttgttcactgttaaaagtatgtaacattataacatcgtaaaactatataaatatacagttgCGTTCAAGTGTACGGAATCATAAATCcttaaatacatatttgtggTGTCCGACGTGGTGGGAGATAGCTTACTGTACAAAAGACGGCTAATTAAATATCATTAAACTTCATTATGTTATCCTTATTCTCACCTAAAGGTTATTGTTGTTTTTCAAGGTTTGAACTTGCCGCCAGCAAAACTTTGGGCTATCTGCCATTGCTGAGTGCTCGTGCGTTTATATACTAAATTGTAATTGTCACGTGACATACTAATCCAATGGAAACTTGTCCTTTCCAGGAAGCCGgaactataaaaatttcagatcatgaaaaacataatatacatatcATCTTAAGTTGTCCGAACATTGTccttatacataaaatatcaaaacaaagctATAGCATCTAAAATATCGATAAAGAAGCTTGAAATAAACAATCGGACACCACTGCGCGCGCATTGATTTAGCAGACGATCTGCGTTATTACATAATACGTaaataacatacaacatagttcATTTCAACcatctaaatatttacaatatatttgtgtCCGGCAGGGTAtacttataaaatatcttatctgTGGTATTAAAAATACGATATTAGATCAATTGTCCAGGGGACGAATTggtatttaaagatataaaaacacaTGTTTCTGTCCCCACAAAATGGCAGACGACAAAGTCTCCGTAAATATACAATTGCAAATGAAGTATTTTCCTATGTATATCAGGCATATTAGACgttaaaatatgaatatttggttACAAGAAATGATCCTTAATACGGGAATTACATGATATATAGCATGTAGAAGGTAAGCCATGAGTAATTACATACATTCCCTGCCGTAACACTTGTACAACAAAAAAaggtaaacaaatgaaaaattcattTCACTTCCAGTGTTTTACACattaataatttgattaactTGATAATTATCACCCTAGTACCAACATATGTACACACCTAACTTGTAAAACTTGTTTTAGCTAATGAAATGCCTCCCCTGTAATTTATTGGCAAACAAAATGTAGCTTTGGCCTGTGAAATCCataaaaaaatagtaaattaatGCCATAtctttgattacaaaaaaaaattgttttacttGCTCGTGCGAGCCAAGTTACTATGCGTAAGAATACAACCGTTatgtttaaaagaataatatttctGTTTCTGAACTTATAATATCATAACAAGTATTTCCAATGCCTTACACTTCCCCCAActtcaatatatattaattctcctgaattaaaaaaaactatcagtataaatatgttatttagaAGAATTGTTCATAAATTGTCTTTCTCTTCATTGGTCTTCACCAAGTCTAAGTTGTACACCCATGGCATCAATTGTGTTCAAGATAATGTCTGTTGATGTGTCTCTCTTTGATGATGATGCTTCAATCATATCAAGCAATTGTAAGGTGGTGGGATCGTCTGTTTTACTCTTAATGATATTGGCAATTGCTTGGTACAGATAGTATCTAGACTTAACTGTCATTGTATTGCCCTCTGTTGATTGTGGGGTTTTCGTGCCTGGAAGTGCCAAAAAGTGATACTTTAATAGAAGCTCCTCCTTTGAAAATTGAAGCTGTTTCCCGGTGTTTAACTCCAGTGCAATGCTAGCATACTCCCAGTTGAAATATCTTTGTTCAGGGGACATGTTTTTCCAGTTCTTCGGGGGCCATTTCACTTCAGCTGGTATGGTAATCAAAGTTACGATTTCTTCTTTTTCCCATTCCCTCCTCCCAGCTGGAAAAAGTGGCATCCCACCTCTCCTTAAAAGTTTGTCTGCTCTTTCACTGGCAGTGTAAAATTGTTCACTTTGCAGGTTCTCTCCTTCCTGCAGTCTCATTAGTTCTGCTTCCTTTGACCTGGTTTCTTCTGCTAATCTCTTGATTTCTGCCTCCTCCTGTCTCCTTAGTTCTTCCTCTTTCATTCTAATTTCCTCATCCTGTTTGTGTTTTTCCCTTCTCTTTTGTTCTTCCTCCTCCACCTGTTTCTGTTTTTCCTGCTTCTTACGTTCTGCCTCCTTCTGTCTGTTTTCCTCCTCCTGTTTCTGTGTTTCCTGCTTCTTACGTTCGTCCTCCTTCCGTCTTATCTCCTCCTGTTCCTGTTTTTCCTTTCTCTTTTGTTCTGCCTCCTTTAGTCTGCTTTCCTCCTCCTGTTTCTTTGTTTCCTGTTTGTTACGTTCTTCCTCCTTCCGTCTGATCTCCTCCTGTTCCTGTTTTTCCTTTCTCTTTTGTTCTACCTCCTTTTGTCTGACTTCATCGTCCTGTTTTTGTTTTTCCTGCTTCTTTTGTTCCTCCTCCTTCCGTCTGTTTTCCTCCTGTTCCTGTTCTTCCCTTCTCTTTTGTTCTTCCTCCGTTAATGTCATTTCTTcatcctgtttcttgtcatcctttcctttctttattttctttgccTTCTGTTCCTGGTGgttagtttttttctttcttttctctaCATTTCTCTCTTCTTCCTTCTCGGTCTTTCTACCCTTCTTCTGGCTTGTTGCTTTCTCTGAAATCTCTGGTTCTTCATTGTCGCTATCGTCTTCCAAAATAATATCAGATGTTGATGGCGTTTTCAGTGGTGATAGAGGATTTGTGACGGCTATTGTCTGTTTTCCTGGAAATAGTTCATCTGACGTTTTTATATCTGTTATATATTCATCTGATATTGATAGTTTCCTAGCAACTACTGGAGTCACTATAGACTTTAGTTTACCGTCTATAGAGATAGAGAAGGTATGTGATCCTGCATATTTTATGTTTACTAGTGCTGTCATTCTTCTTATCAGAGCGTCAAGCATTTTGTGGTCTCTAAGAACCAGGTCATTCAAATGGATCATATAAAATCTTATAGACACTCCAAGGTCCAGTTTGAAAATGGCTGTAGAGTCCCCAAGTCCCAAAGTTAGTTGTTGGAGGGCCAGCCCTTCATAGATGGTGGGGCGTGTTGGTGAGTAAGATCCATTGGGTTTCTCCGACTCAACCTCTTCTTCTTGCGTACCTCTTACCATTTCCTTCGGACACTTCCACCCTAGAGTCCAATCCTCTTTCTTTCTGTTGGTGTTGTCAACCCTGTTCAAGAATTCCAGAACCTCAATCCTGGCTTTCATTGCTTCTTGCGAATTTTCGTTGGATGGTAGGATTACCTTAGCATAGGTCTCTGGGTAGTTTGCCATCCAAAATCCATTGTTTTCACTTAGGAAACTATAAGGCATCAGTTCTATTTTACTACGGTGGTTGGCCATGACATGCTCTTTAAGGTCGACCATCCTCCTGTATGACTTTTCTTCAGGACACCAAACACAAACGACCGAAAGCCGTTTGTGTGGTGCAGCTGCCAGATGATTCTTCAATTGTCTCCGTGTCCGGAACGTCATGGGACACAACCAACACTTCACCTCAATTTGGGATGATGGTCTCATTCTGAAATTGAATCATCAATTATAAATCCCTCCACCATACaacatatattaatacaataCATAATATCATGTAGTGTCCTGTAGTGTgactatatttgtttgtttatatgtgttTAAAATCCTCCCCCCATATGGCATATGCTGGTAGTAAATGGATCAGGCTAAATTCCAATTAAGAATATGATATCCACCCCCTTGGTCTCCCTATTCCAAAAATCTCAAGCCTCCTCAAGACAGAAAGTTGTCGTTAATTGCTTTCCGCCGCGCAGCTTGCGCATAAAAAAAAACGCTTGGCAGTAGTTTAATCTGCCATTTCCCTGGCAGGAAGGATCATCCTTCCCTTACAGCCAATAATATGTCCTGAGAAACAATGGCCATTTGTCTCCCTTACATATTCTTCCAGAGTGGATCCAACTCTAGGAATTCCATCATGACTTTCTCCAGTCTGAGATAAGTCATACAGTTACTCTTAAACATAGTAACtcatcaaaacaattaaaaacgtaACAACTTTTACAACTAATTTCGGCTATTCAAACAACGATGAAAGGCATCTCAAGCCTTCCTACTGGAGAACCAAGTGGGCGGATTCCGTCCTTGATAGGGCAGTAGTCTATCAATGTGGTAGACCTTCCCTGGCTGTTTCTTTGACCTTCTCACAAGGTAAGTGATGTCGTCAATTTTCCTTGAGACAACATATGGTCCTTTCCATTTTGATGTCAGCTTATGACAAATTCCCTTTTTCTTCGATGCATCATAAAGCCATACAGCTTGACCTACTTGTAATTTGCGCTTTACTGCTTTCAAGTCATAGTGACGTTTTTGATACTCAGAATTCTGCTTAAGATGTTTCCTAGCAAGTACATGTGACTTTGACATAGCGTCCTGTAATTCATTTACATATTTATCTGTTTCAGGGGAAGTGGATTCATTTGGTCCATCAGGACGTGGAATAACAGCTTCCGTAGGAAGAAATATGTTTCTGCCAAACATCATCATGTTAGGGGTCTGTCCTGTACTGGCGTGAACTGATGATCTGTATGCCATCATAACCTGTGGCAAAATCTCATCCCAGTTTCTCTGatcattttgacaataaaatgttaGCATGCTTAGGAGTGTTCTGTTAAATCTTTCTACGCTTCCGTTGGACTGGGGGTGTTGACTTGTACTTCTAGTTTTGTCAATTTTAAGTAGATCACACAGTTCTTGAACAGCTTTGCTTCGAAAGACCTTCCTTGATCAGAGTGGAGCTGTAATGGTGAACCAAACCTACAAATAAATTCATTCACGATGGTACGGGCAATGGTCAGGGATTCCTGGTCCGGAATAGCATATGCTTCAGTCCATTTAGAAAAGCAGTCGCAAAGGACCAGAACATAGCGGTTTTGTCGTTTTGTTAATGGAAGTGGACCAAGAATATCAATCGCCACACGTTCCATAGGCTCGCCAACCAAGTATTGACCCAATGGAGCCTTGTtccgcttcagtgatttcctagcAGCACACTGGTCACATTCCTTGCAGTACCTTGTGATGGAGCTTTTCATAGCTGGCCAGTAAAAGAGTTGCTGGATCCTACTTAGCATTTTATCTGGTCCTAAATGACCTGCAGATGGAACGTCATGAAAATACTTGAAGACTGTCTTTTGGTGTGATTTTGGTACCAGGAGCTGCAATTTGAAGTTGTCTACATCGTCTTTATCAGAACAATAAAATTTTCTATAAAGCATGCCATTGTTTATTGTTAGCCTATCCCATTGTCGCCATATTGTCTTCTGGAATGATGTTCCTTTTGATACTTGGTCCCAGTcaggtttatttttcttttcttgaagATATGTCACAATGAGTGACATGTCTAGGTCTTCCAATTGGCATTGTCTGATACTATCTGGTTCCCATCCATCAATGCAGTAACCACTTGGTGTAGCACTATACTGATTTCCTGTCTGACTTCTTGTACATACTCGTATTTCTATTCTTGGTGTTGGTTCTTCATTTTCGTGTAACTCCTGGTTAACAAAATCAGTTTCTTCAAGTTGGATTTCGTCTGTTTCATCGTCGCTTGCGTGGTTTCCAGATTCTTGTCTCTCGCATGATTTACAAGGTCTTCTGGACAGAGCATCGGCATTTGAGTGTTTCCTTCCAGCTCTGTGTGTTACTGTCAAATTGTAAGTTCCCAGTTCTTCGAGCCATCTGGCTGTTTGACCAGTGGGTTTCTTTAGATTTTTCATCCATGATACAGCTGCGTTATCTGTGCGCAGCAAAACTTCCTGGCCATATAGATAATGATGAAATGTCTTTAGTGCTATAATTACAGCAAGTAGCTCTTTTCGGGTTACACAGTATGCCTGTTCATGTATGTTCATAGATTTGCTCATGTATGCTATAACTCGTTCAAGACCATCTTGAATTTGTGACAACACTGCTCCGACAGCCTTATCACTTGCATCTGTGTCAAGTATGAATGGCAAATTTGGCAGTGGGTAGGCAAGTACAGGTGTACTTGTTAAAGCGCTTTTCAACTGTTGAAATGCCTTTTGACACTCATCATTCCAAGCAAAACGGCTATTCTTTTCACAAATTTTGTGCATTGGTCTTGCAATTGCTGCAAATCCCTTAACAAATCGCCTATAGTAAGAGCAAAGTCCTAAAAAGCTGCGCATCTGTTTTGCAGATTTAGGGACAGGCCAGTCATCTATTGCTTTTGTTTTCTCTAGATCAGTGGAAATTCCCTCCTCGGACACGATATGCCCAAGGAACCTAacttgtttttgaaagaaaatgcaTTTGGCAGGTTTCAATTTAAGATGTGCATTTTGTAGACGTATAAAGATTCTTTCCAGCCTCCCAAGACCCTCTTCAAATGTCGAACTTATTGATATGATGTCGTCCATGTAGAGTAATAGTTCTTTCCACTGTAGCCCTCTGAGAACATTTTCCATCAGACGCTCAAAAGTAGATGGTGAATTTGCAAGTCCAAAGGGCATGACAGTGAACTGGTATAACCCTAAACTTGTCAGAAATGCAGTCTTTTCCTTGTCTTCAGGAGCCATGCCGATTTGCCAAAATCCTGAATTTAAGTCCATTGATCCGAAGAATTTTCCCCCAGCGAGCGAGTCGAGGCACTCGTCTACTCTCGGAATCGGGTAGGAATCTTTTTTCGTGACGTCATTCAAAATTCTGTAATCAACACAGCACCTAGGGCTGCCATTTTTCTTCATTACAAGGACTATATTTGATGCCCAAGGACTAGAAGATGGTTCGATGATTCCTTTGTCCAACATCCGATTGACTTCTGATTTTTCCATCTCTTGCTTTTCCAAGTGGCATACGTCTAGATCTCTGCCTAAAGGGTACTGCATTTCCTGTATTTATTCTATGTGTTACAAGGTCTGTCCTCCCTATGTCATCATCTGTCCTTGAAAATACATTTTGGTACTGTGAAAGGAGTCTGGAGAGTTGTTGTCTTTGGTCCTCATTTATATAAGTTGAACTCCTTTTTAATAAGTCAGTAAGATGTTCTGGTATTTCTTCACTAGCTGTAAAGCAATCTTTCTGTAGTGTTCTAATCTGCTCTGGTTTCAAATCATGCTCAGTATATGATTCACATGTTCCTATTGTTTCCTTTTTATACAGTTTAACTTCGTTGTCACCATAGTTGACAACATTAACAAAGTGTACTTGGTCTTGTGTATTTATAATCCCAGGTATGGTTAATGTAGACTTGGCTGTTCCTGTCGTGCCCTCTATTAATCCGTATTCTGTTAAATGATTGACTCCCGGTATTTCTACAGGCATCATAGTACTCGTCATTGGAGGAATTGTCATGTTGTCCTTAATTTCTACTCTGCAAATCATATTTGCCTTCCCTCCAATCCAACATTG from Mytilus galloprovincialis chromosome 2, xbMytGall1.hap1.1, whole genome shotgun sequence encodes:
- the LOC143064065 gene encoding uncharacterized protein LOC143064065, translated to MRPSSQIEVKCWLCPMTFRTRRQLKNHLAAAPHKRLSVVCVWCPEEKSYRRMVDLKEHVMANHRSKIELMPYSFLSENNGFWMANYPETYAKVILPSNENSQEAMKARIEVLEFLNRVDNTNRKKEDWTLGWKCPKEMVRGTQEEEVESEKPNGSYSPTRPTIYEGLALQQLTLGLGDSTAIFKLDLGVSIRFYMIHLNDLVLRDHKMLDALIRRMTALVNIKYAGSHTFSISIDGKLKSIVTPVVARKLSISDEYITDIKTSDELFPGKQTIAVTNPLSPLKTPSTSDIILEDDSDNEEPEISEKATSQKKGRKTEKEEERNVEKRKKKTNHQEQKAKKIKKGKDDKKQDEEMTLTEEEQKRREEQEQEENRRKEEEQKKQEKQKQDDEVRQKEVEQKRKEKQEQEEIRRKEEERNKQETKKQEEESRLKEAEQKRKEKQEQEEIRRKEDERKKQETQKQEEENRQKEAERKKQEKQKQVEEEEQKRREKHKQDEEIRMKEEELRRQEEAEIKRLAEETRSKEAELMRLQEGENLQSEQFYTASERADKLLRRGGMPLFPAGRREWEKEEIVTLITIPAEVKWPPKNWKNMSPEQRYFNWEYASIALELNTGKQLQFSKEELLLKYHFLALPGTKTPQSTEGNTMTVKSRYYLYQAIANIIKSKTDDPTTLQLLDMIEASSSKRDTSTDIILNTIDAMGVQLRLGEDQ